Proteins found in one Bremerella volcania genomic segment:
- a CDS encoding tetratricopeptide repeat protein has product MHRQTTLHRKLILFALVASLASASIGCQMAASGYNVAGVRAVEEGQPQVAVNQFQKALGHDPTNPDAYYNLAATYHQMGKQSGDQNTLHQAEALYNQCLDLNPNHTECHRGLAVLLVDTQRSDKAFTLMERWEQRAPQLADPKIELARLYQEFGDKENAMNQLNQALAVDANNSRAWAAIGSLREQNGELGQALANYQRSYQLNNLDAGVGSRIAALQRQGIQSEVPMAPTTGTQLANQPNTRKRY; this is encoded by the coding sequence GTGCATCGACAAACGACTCTTCACCGAAAACTGATTCTCTTCGCACTCGTTGCATCGCTGGCCAGCGCAAGTATCGGCTGCCAGATGGCCGCTTCAGGCTACAACGTCGCTGGCGTGCGCGCCGTGGAAGAAGGTCAGCCCCAGGTCGCGGTGAATCAGTTTCAGAAAGCTTTGGGGCACGATCCCACCAACCCAGACGCCTATTACAACCTGGCCGCAACCTATCACCAGATGGGCAAGCAATCGGGCGACCAGAATACGTTGCACCAGGCCGAAGCCCTCTACAACCAATGTCTGGATCTCAATCCCAATCATACTGAGTGCCACCGCGGTTTGGCCGTCCTTCTGGTTGATACGCAGCGTAGTGATAAAGCCTTCACGTTGATGGAACGCTGGGAACAGAGGGCACCGCAATTGGCCGATCCGAAAATTGAGTTGGCTCGTCTCTATCAAGAGTTTGGCGACAAAGAAAACGCCATGAACCAGCTGAATCAGGCCTTGGCGGTCGATGCCAACAACTCTCGTGCTTGGGCAGCGATTGGCAGCCTACGTGAGCAGAATGGGGAACTCGGCCAGGCGTTGGCGAATTACCAGCGATCGTACCAACTGAACAATCTCGATGCCGGGGTTGGCTCTCGAATTGCTGCCTTACAACGTCAGGGAATCCAAAGCGAAGTCCCCATGGCTCCTACCACCGGCACGCAATTGGCCAATCAGCCAAACACTCGCAAACGTTACTAA